Part of the Rhodococcus sp. OK302 genome is shown below.
ACCGCCACTGTCGGCCGGGTCGGTCCGCACCTCGAAATCAAGATCGTTGATCCGGCAACGGGATTGACGGTTCGTCGCGGCGAACCCGGTGAATTGTGTACCCGTGGATACTCGGTCATGCTCGGGTATTGGCAGAACCCCGAGAAGACGGCTGAGACCATTGATTCCGCGCGTTGGATGCATACCGGAGACATCGGTGTCATGGACGATGCCGGGTACGTCGCGATCACCGGGCGGATCAAGGACATGGTTATCCGCGGCGGTGAGAACGTGTACCCGCGTGAGATCGAAGAATTCCTGTACACCCATCCCGACATCCTCGACGCCCAAGTGATCGGTGTGCCCGACGCCAAATACGGCGAAGAACTGATGGTGTGGATTCAGATGCGCGAGGGTGCCGCCGAACTCGACGCCGATTCCGTACGCGCATTCTGCACCGGGAAGTTGGCGCACTACAAAATTCCGCGTTATGTCCACGTGGTCGACGAGTTCCCGATGACTGTCACCGGAAAGGTGCGCAAGATCGCGATGCGCGAGTTGGCAATTGAACTGATCGGGCAGGGCTGAGTCGTGCCCGACATTTCAGGAGAGCGAGGTCCGGTTCGCCCCGAAATTGCGCTCTCCTGGAAGCGGTCGAGACTGAGCGGAGTGGACCCGTCCGCAGCCATTGCCGTGGATACCGCAGATCAGGACAGCGAGAGCCGACTACTGCGAGCAGCGACCCCGGTTCTCGACGAGGTGTCACAGCAGATCGCCGGTACCGGATTCTGCGTCCTGCTGGCAGATCGGGAATGCCGCGTTGTTGCTTCGGTGTACTCGAACAGTTCCGTTCAGCGGACGATCGAAGAATTGGGTGTGGTCAACGGATCACGGTTCGGTGAGGAACATGCCGGCACCAATGCACTCGGTACGCCGCTGGAAATGGGTCGCAGCATCGTCATCCACGGAGACGAGCACTTCCTCGACAGTCTCAAGGGATTGAGTTGCTACGGTCAGCCGATCCTGCATCCTGTCACCCGCCGGGTAGAAGGCATCCTGGACATGACGGGTGTTGTTTCCCAAGCGAATCCGTTGTTCGCGCCCTTTCTGGCCCGGGCAGCCGCAGACATCGAGAAGCGATTGTTGGAAGGTTCCAAGGCCTCGGAACAGCGCTTGGTCGATGCCTTTCAGCGTGTATCCCATCAACGGCACGTCGCAGTTGCAGCAATTGGTGACGACATTCTGCTGAGCAACCGGACTGCACTGGACCTGCTGGAGGCGGCGGATCACGCGTCGTTGCGTTCCTTGGTTGTCGACCTGCGCCCGGATCAATCTCGATTGGTCACAGTGGAATTGGCTTCCGGGGCGCTGGCGCGTGTCCAAGCCGACAGGATTTCGGGCGCCGACGGCGGAGCGGTTTTCCTGGTGGAACCGCTTGCGCGCGAGCGTAGGCCTATCCGGCGGACGCAGGAACGGGCGCCGTCTCCCGGTGAAAGGGTGCGCCGAGATCTGTTGCGTGCGCGCGGGTCGTCGGCGGCAGTTGCGATCTCGGGCGAGGCAGGTTCCGGCCGCACCTGCGCCGCTGCCGACGTAGCCGGAAATATCGACGTGAGATGGCTCGATGCCACGAGCGCCGCAATCGAGGGGCGTGAACAATGGATCAGCAATCTGGTGCAGGCTACGCGTCGGCGCACCGGCGTCGTGGTAATCGAACAGGTTCAGTTGTTGCCGGATTCAGTGGTGCCCTTGGTTGCCGAACTGATCGATTCGAGCGTCGACGGTCTTCGGATCTTGTTGACCAGTGGGCCTGTGCCTGAACTGCCGCCGACAACATCAGCCCTGATGTCGCGTTGTGCCTTCAGGATAGGCATTGCGCCACTGCGTGACCGACGATCCGAGGTGCCGGATCTCGCCCAGGCGATGCTCGACGGAATCCAGCCGGATCTACGACTTACGGCCAGTGCCGTCGAAGCGCTGTCGGCAGCCGATTGGCCGGGCAACCTCGCCGAATTGCGAGTAGTGCTGACGCGCGCCGCGGAGGAACGCTCGAGCAATCGCATCGACGTGGCCGACCTGCCGGAGGAATATCGCACGACAGCCAAAGTTTCCCGATTGGCGGGCCGTGAGAAGGCGGAGCGGCAAGCGATCATCGGGGCACTGAAAGACTGTGGCGGCAACAAGGTTCACGCCTCGGCGCAACTCGGTATCAGTCGCAGCACGCTGTATACGCGCATGCGGGCGCTGGATATCACCACCTAGTTCGGTGTGCACAGTGTGTGTACAAACTTCGGACAGTTAGGGCCCTCGGAACCGAGGAAGTATGGCGTGCATCACATTTGCACGTGACTACTTCAGAGGAGTTTTCGATGACGGCTGTAGCCGAACACACCATCAGCCCCGCGGTTCAGGGTTTCCTGAACGGACCGAAGAAGCTCTACATCAACGGCGAATTTGTCGACGCAGCAACAGGAAAGACCTTCGCAACCTACAATCCGGCCGACGGTCAGAAGCTCGCCGAGGTCGCTCACGGGCAGGCCGAGGACATCGACCTGGCAGTGCGTGCCGCGCGCACAGCTTTCGAGGACGGGCCCTGGTCGCGAATGAAGGCAAACGAGCGTGAGCGGATGATCTGGCGCGTCGGTGACATCCTCGGCGCCCGCGCCGAGGAATTCGGCCAACTCGAGGCGCTGGACAACGGAAAGTCCGTCGCGATTGCGACCGCCGTCGATGTTGCTTGGGCTGCAGACGTTTTCCGCTACTACGCGGGTTGGGCAACCAAGATCGAGGGCAGCACGGTCAACGTGTCCATGCCGTTCTCGCCTGGTGGAGAGTTTCACGCCTACACGCTGCGTGAGGCGATCGGCGTGTGCGGATTGATCGTGCCGTGGAACTTCCCCCTCCTGATGTCCTCGTGGAAGCTTGCACCCGCACTCGCGGCCGGTAACACCGTCATCCTCAAGCCTGCCGAGCAGACACCTTTGACCGCACTGCTTTTGGCCGAGGTTTTCGAGGAGGCAGGCTTCCCGCCGGGCGTCGTCAATATCGTTCCTGGTTTCGGTGACGCCGGCGCAGCCCTGTCCGGTCACGACGATGTCGACAAAGTCGCATTCACGGGTTCGACCGAGGTGGGCAAGAAGATCGTCGACGCGGCCAAGGGCAATCTCAAGAAGGTGACTCTCGAGCTCGGAGGCAAGAGCCCCAACATCGTGTTCGCCGACGCAGATTTTGATGCGGCGGTAGAGGGTTCGCTCAATGCGTGGCTGTTCAACCACGGTCAGTGCTGTGTTGCCGGTACTCGTCTGTACGTCGAAGATTCGATTTTCGAGAAGTTCACCGAAGCTGTCGCTCACGCTGCGAGCCAGGTAAAGATCGGACCGGGCCTCGATCCCACCACCCAACTCGGACCACTGGTTTCGCAGGAACAGTTCGACAAGGTCACAGGCTACCTCCGCGAGGGAATCGCCGATGGCGCCCGCGCGCTCACCGGTGGCAAGCGCTGGGGCGATCAGGGCTACTTCGTGGAGCCCACCGTCTTCGTCGACGTCAAGCCGGAGTTCTCGATTGTCCAGGAGGAGATTTTCGGACCAGTTGTCGCGGCGCTTCCGTTCAACGCAGACGACGGACCGATCAGTGCCGCAAACGATTCCATCTACGGCCTGGCCGCCGGCATCTGGACCCGCGATATCTCCAAGGCCCACCGCACTGCAAAGCGTCTGAAGGCCGGCTCGGTGTGGATCAACCAGTACAACGGATTCGACACCGCAATGCCGTTCGGTGGATACAAACAGTCTGGTTGGGGCCGAGAACTCGGCGCTTCCGCCATCGACCTCTACACCCAGACCAAGGCCGTCAACATCGCTCTCTGAGACCGACCCGACTAGCAAGGAGATCACCAGTGAAGACTAAAGCTGCTGTACTGCTCGAGCCTGGAAAGCCTTTCGAGATCATGGAACTCGACCTCGATGGTCCGGGGGTCGGCGAGGTACTGATCAAGTACACCGCTGCCGGACTGTGCCATTCGGATCTGCATCTCACCGACGGCGATCTCCCGCCGCGCTATCCCATCGTCGGCGGGCACGAAGGTTCGGGAATCATCGAAGAGGTCGGACCCGGTGTCACCAAGGTCAAGCCGGGCGATCACGTCGTGTGTAGCTTCATTCCCAACTGCGGTACGTGCCGCTACTGCTCGACCGGTCGCCAGAATCTCTGTGACATGGGTGCCACAATCCTCGAAGGTTCGATGACGGATGGTTCCTTCCGGTTCCATGGCAACGGACTCGATTTCGGCGGAATGTGTATGCTCGGCACCTTCTCCGAGCGGGCAACGATCTCGCAGCACTCGGTAGTGAAGATCGACGACTGGCTCCCGTTGGAGACGGCGGTAGTTGTCGGTTGTGGTGTTCCCTCCGGTTGGGGCACCGCCGTCAACGCCGGCAACCTTCGCGCCGGGGACACGGCAGTGATCTACGGAATCGGTGGACTGGGTATCAATGCAGTCCAGGGTGCTGTGTCTGCGGGGTGCAAGTACGTCGTGGTAGTCGATCCGATCGAGCTCAAGCGTGAGACCGCTCTGAAATTCGGTGCCACACATGCCTTTGCCGATGCCGAGAGTGCGGCCGTCAAGGTCAACGAATTGACCTGGGGTCAGGGCGCCGACGCAGCACTGATTCTGGTTGGAACCGTCGACGAGGATGTTGTCAGCGCCGCAACGGCAGTGATCGGCAAGGGCGGCACCGTGGTTATTACCGGATTGGCAGCTCCGGACAAGCTCACCGTTCACGTATCGGGTACCGATCTGACGCTCAATCAGAAGACGATCAAGGGCAGCTTGTTCGGATCCATGAATCCGCAGTACGACATCGTACGACTGCTCCGTCTGTACGATGCCGGCCAACTCAAGCTCGACGAGCTCATCACCAAGACCTACAGCCTCGAAGAGGTCAATGAGGGATACCAGGATCTGCGCGACGGAAAGAACATCCGCGGCGTGATCATTCACGACAAGTAGCGAGACCTGCTGTGCGCCTTTATTGACCGCCCGAGGTCAATAAAGGCGCACAGTGGTTACTTCTTGGCCCTCGACAAGACCTGCATCATCTGCAGCAATGTCGAGAACTTGGCAAATGCCGACCAACTGACCACGGATCCGAACGCCGCCGAATCTGCTCCGTCGAATGCATCGAGCACGTCGCGGAAGCTCTGAATCTGCTTGGTCATCGCATCGACGTCGACATGCGTCGGTGCATCCGAATCGCGCAGTGCCAGAAGATACTGAGGTGCCGTCACCAAAGCGACGGTCGGAATCTTCCGCTCGAACAGCGGTTCACCTTCGCCGAAATGAACAACCGGTGAAGGCGCCACGATCCGCCGGTCACCGGAACCGATGTCACGCCACAGCGGCGCAACGATATCGTGAACCTCGCGGCTGGTCGCGTACAGCACTTCAGGCTCCGGGGTGGCGTCCAACGCGTAAGTGCCGGCTGCAAAGTCCTCGGTATCGCCGAGTGCGCCGAGATGCTCAACTGCAATTCCGGCGACCGCGCGAGCTTGACCCGCTCCGCCTTTCCACATCTCGGGGTGAGCTTCGAGCCAGGTAGACGTCGCCTGTCCGTGTTTCGACACCGCGGGGATACGTAGGTGGCCTGTGGTCAGAACAAAGACATACGACCGTCGATGGGGTTGTGCCACAGCATGACGCGCTAGTTCCAGTAATCCGAGATGGCCGTTTTCCTCGGCGCCGTTGGTGCCGTCGCTGTGCGTGATCACCAGAATTGTCTCGTGGGGCGAGGTGCCGGGCGAGACCGC
Proteins encoded:
- a CDS encoding sigma-54-dependent Fis family transcriptional regulator, giving the protein MPDISGERGPVRPEIALSWKRSRLSGVDPSAAIAVDTADQDSESRLLRAATPVLDEVSQQIAGTGFCVLLADRECRVVASVYSNSSVQRTIEELGVVNGSRFGEEHAGTNALGTPLEMGRSIVIHGDEHFLDSLKGLSCYGQPILHPVTRRVEGILDMTGVVSQANPLFAPFLARAAADIEKRLLEGSKASEQRLVDAFQRVSHQRHVAVAAIGDDILLSNRTALDLLEAADHASLRSLVVDLRPDQSRLVTVELASGALARVQADRISGADGGAVFLVEPLARERRPIRRTQERAPSPGERVRRDLLRARGSSAAVAISGEAGSGRTCAAADVAGNIDVRWLDATSAAIEGREQWISNLVQATRRRTGVVVIEQVQLLPDSVVPLVAELIDSSVDGLRILLTSGPVPELPPTTSALMSRCAFRIGIAPLRDRRSEVPDLAQAMLDGIQPDLRLTASAVEALSAADWPGNLAELRVVLTRAAEERSSNRIDVADLPEEYRTTAKVSRLAGREKAERQAIIGALKDCGGNKVHASAQLGISRSTLYTRMRALDITT
- a CDS encoding aldehyde dehydrogenase family protein, with protein sequence MTAVAEHTISPAVQGFLNGPKKLYINGEFVDAATGKTFATYNPADGQKLAEVAHGQAEDIDLAVRAARTAFEDGPWSRMKANERERMIWRVGDILGARAEEFGQLEALDNGKSVAIATAVDVAWAADVFRYYAGWATKIEGSTVNVSMPFSPGGEFHAYTLREAIGVCGLIVPWNFPLLMSSWKLAPALAAGNTVILKPAEQTPLTALLLAEVFEEAGFPPGVVNIVPGFGDAGAALSGHDDVDKVAFTGSTEVGKKIVDAAKGNLKKVTLELGGKSPNIVFADADFDAAVEGSLNAWLFNHGQCCVAGTRLYVEDSIFEKFTEAVAHAASQVKIGPGLDPTTQLGPLVSQEQFDKVTGYLREGIADGARALTGGKRWGDQGYFVEPTVFVDVKPEFSIVQEEIFGPVVAALPFNADDGPISAANDSIYGLAAGIWTRDISKAHRTAKRLKAGSVWINQYNGFDTAMPFGGYKQSGWGRELGASAIDLYTQTKAVNIAL
- a CDS encoding NDMA-dependent alcohol dehydrogenase; protein product: MKTKAAVLLEPGKPFEIMELDLDGPGVGEVLIKYTAAGLCHSDLHLTDGDLPPRYPIVGGHEGSGIIEEVGPGVTKVKPGDHVVCSFIPNCGTCRYCSTGRQNLCDMGATILEGSMTDGSFRFHGNGLDFGGMCMLGTFSERATISQHSVVKIDDWLPLETAVVVGCGVPSGWGTAVNAGNLRAGDTAVIYGIGGLGINAVQGAVSAGCKYVVVVDPIELKRETALKFGATHAFADAESAAVKVNELTWGQGADAALILVGTVDEDVVSAATAVIGKGGTVVITGLAAPDKLTVHVSGTDLTLNQKTIKGSLFGSMNPQYDIVRLLRLYDAGQLKLDELITKTYSLEEVNEGYQDLRDGKNIRGVIIHDK